Genomic segment of Blastocatellia bacterium:
CTTGCAACCGGCGTGCCGCTACCAGCCCGCAGATCCCGTCGCTCGTAGGTTGGGTTATCTCATGAGGGATTGGCTCCTATGCTCGGCTCCAGCGGCACAGCCCAAGCCGAGGAGTGACCAACCTGTTCAATTGTGAAAAACATGATTCACCTGGATGAAACAGCTCTTTTCAACCTTGACCCACTCACCCTCTTCGAGGGAAACCCCAAATCCGAATATCGAAATCCGAAGGCCCTCTTCGAGGGAAATCCCAAATCCGAATATCGAAATCCGAAAACTCTCTTCGAGCGAAATCCGAAGCCCTCTTCGAGGGAAATCCCAAATCCGAATATCGAAACCCGAAGCCCTCTTCGAAGGGAAATTCCAAGCACGAAATCCGAAATTCGAAACGTTTCGGAGTTCGTGCTTCGAATTTCGGATTTCCCCGCAGGGGCTTGGGGTTTCGTGCTTCGGATTTCCCCGCAGGGGTCGCAGGGGCTTCGGCACGCCGGTTGCTCATCTCCCAACGCGCCAGCAGGGAAATCCCGAGCACGCCAGTCCGAAATCCTAAACGTTTCGGGTTTCGGATTTGGGGTTTCGGATTTCCCTCGAAGAGGGTTATGGTGAGGCTTGGATATATGGAACAACCGCGCAACTCACATCTAGACCATCATCACCAAGACAATCGAGCGGCGAAGCCGACCCGCGTGATTCATCCATTCTTGTTCGCCATCTTCCCGACGCTGGCCCTCTTTGCCCACAATACCGGCCAGACATTCCTTGGCGAAATCCTTTGGCCAATGGTCGTCTCGTTCGTCTTTGCCGCGGCGCTTCTGGCAATCACCCAACGAACGCTGCGAGATTCTCACCGAGCGGGCATTGTTGTCTCTATCTTCCTCGCTCTTGTGTTTAGCTACGGGCATCTGGTGCAAGCCATTCAATGGCGGATCGGCGCTCTGACGATCACGCCGGGCTATCTTTTGTTGGTCATTCCGGCTATCGTGGCGCTACTGGCCGCGGTGCGCGCGCGCCGATCGCTTGAGCCTTTCACCCGTATCCTCAACGTGACGGCCATCGCGCTCGTGATGATGCCGCTGCTGAACATCGTTGCCGCCGACTTGCGCCCCGCCACGGCGCAGCAGCCAGAGCTCACCAGCGAACTTGTTGATCGGCCCGCGTTCTCCTCAACCGGCTCCGCCTCAAGCTCGGACGCTCTCCCCGACATCTACTACATCGTCTTCGACCGCTACGCGCGCGCCGACACGCTCAAAGAGTTTTATGGATTCGACAATAGCCAATTCCTAAACGGCCTGGTGCAACGGGGTTTTTATGTCGCCAGCCAAAGCCGCGCCAATTACCTGAACACAGCGCAATCACTTCCCTGCTCGCTCAACATGAGGCACATCACCGACCTGAGCCAAACCGTCGGAGAAAACTCTGACGATATGAAGCCGCTCTACGCCATGTTGCAGGATTACACCGTGTGGCGCTTCCTCAAGGCGCGAGGCTACCAGTTCATTCACCTGGGAAGCTGGTGGCAACCGACGCGCCACAATAAGCACGCCGACCGCAACATCAACCTCTACAGCCTACCGGAATTTTCCCAGATTCTCTATCAAACTACCCTGCTCTATCCGCTCGGATTGAAATTCGGCATCTGCGATAAGAACCGCGAACAATGGAAGCGCGTCCTTTACAAGTTTGACCAACTTGCCAACATCCCGGCGATGTCGCAACCGAAATTTGTGTTTGCCCATTTTCTGCTACCCCACGATCCGTACGTGTTCGACCAGGACGGCCGCTTCGTCACACCGGAGGATGCGCGCAGCAAAAGTCGCCGGGAGCTCTATGTCAACCAATTGGTCTTCACCAATCGCAAAGCGATCGAGGCAATTGATCACATCCTGACACGTTCAGCCAGGCCGCCGATCATTGTTGTACAAGCCGACGAGGGACCATTTCCATTGAACCGGCCACAAGAAGAGTACCAATCCCCGACATTCGACTGGCGGACGCTCACACGCGCTGAGTGGAACCAGAAAATGCGCATTCTGAACGCCTACCATTTGCCCGGTGTTGACTCATCCGCATTGTATCCATCCATTACACCGGTTAACTCATTTCGGCTCATCTTCAACATCTATTTCCAGACGAAGTTCGAGCTGCTGCCTGATGAGAGCTATGCGTTTGTGGACGCGCGGCACATCTACAAGTTCTTCAACGTCACCAAAGAAGTTGACTGACAGCAACCGCCTTTGAAAGCGCCTCACCTTTGAAGACGCCACGTTCAGTCCCCTCGCTGTTTGTCACTCTGAAATCCGTGATCCGCAACCCCTGCGGGGAAATCCAAAATCCCAAGCCCTCTTCGAGGGAAACCCGAAATCCGAATATCGAAATCCCAAACGTTTCGGATTTGGGATTTCGTGCTTGGGATTTCCCTCGAAGAGGGCTACGGTTGACAGAAATC
This window contains:
- a CDS encoding LTA synthase family protein, producing the protein MEQPRNSHLDHHHQDNRAAKPTRVIHPFLFAIFPTLALFAHNTGQTFLGEILWPMVVSFVFAAALLAITQRTLRDSHRAGIVVSIFLALVFSYGHLVQAIQWRIGALTITPGYLLLVIPAIVALLAAVRARRSLEPFTRILNVTAIALVMMPLLNIVAADLRPATAQQPELTSELVDRPAFSSTGSASSSDALPDIYYIVFDRYARADTLKEFYGFDNSQFLNGLVQRGFYVASQSRANYLNTAQSLPCSLNMRHITDLSQTVGENSDDMKPLYAMLQDYTVWRFLKARGYQFIHLGSWWQPTRHNKHADRNINLYSLPEFSQILYQTTLLYPLGLKFGICDKNREQWKRVLYKFDQLANIPAMSQPKFVFAHFLLPHDPYVFDQDGRFVTPEDARSKSRRELYVNQLVFTNRKAIEAIDHILTRSARPPIIVVQADEGPFPLNRPQEEYQSPTFDWRTLTRAEWNQKMRILNAYHLPGVDSSALYPSITPVNSFRLIFNIYFQTKFELLPDESYAFVDARHIYKFFNVTKEVD